The Natronoarchaeum mannanilyticum genome includes the window CTCGGGGCCCGACGCCGGGGGTGCGGACAGGGCCAGCGAGGCGGTGATTCGGGCCGTCGCCGAGGCGAAAGGGGTCGATCCGCTCGATCTGGATCCGCTGTACGACCGGATCGACCTCGACGCCGTCGACCGGTTGTTTGCCTCGAGCGACGTTCCCGCCGGTCGGCTGACGTTCGACGTCGCCGGCTGTCGGGTGCGGGTCCGCGCCGACGGACAGGTGAGCGCCACGCCGCTCGAAGACGCCGACCGGGTGGACCCGGTGTGAACCGGAGCGATCGAGCGTGACGAACGGCCGCGAGAACGCGTCGCGATCGCCCGCCGACGGCGAGGGGTCGCCGGATCTCTGCGCGCACTGCGGCGACGCCATCGACACCAGCGAGTGGCATCCCGTGGTCGCCCGATCGGAGCCTGACGAGTTCCGCATCTACCCCTTTTGCGACGACCGGTGTCGCGACGAGTGGGAGGACGCGTGACGGCCCCGATCTCGTCGCGCGGGCGCGCGACCGGGCAAGCTTTAGGCCTCGGTCGTGGATGCACACGTAGCGAAGTTCTCACGCCATGAGCCCACCAGACGGGGGAGCAGACGATTCGGAGTACAGCTACGTCGAACACACCGGGGAGTCCGGCGACCGCGCCGCGACGGTGTTCGACGACGACAACGAGGACGCCTGGATCGAGACCGACACGATGGTCTCGCTGGGCGAGGGGGACGCCGATCCGGAGGCCGGGACCCGCTACGACGAGGCGACCGGCACCTACCACGTCGAGTACGACTGGCGCGACGCGATGCCGCTGTCGATGATCGTCGTGATGATCGTCGCCGACCTCGAAGGGGTCGGGGCGACCGAGTTAGATCCGCTGTACGACTACCTCGATCCCGAGCTGCTCGACCGCCTCTTTAGCCCCCAGGAGGACGGGCGACTCGCCACCGGGGAAGTGTCGTTCACGTATCACGAATACGAGATCACCGTGTTCCGCCACGGCCACATCGGCGTCACGCCGCCCGACGAGCGCTGAGGTGGAGCTGCGGTAGAATCAGCTATTTCGGATCGTCGCCGTACCGCTCGGCGGCGGACTCGAACCCGAACTCCTGCTGTTCTTTGCTGCGACGCTGTTCGGCTTCCGCCAGCGCCTCGGCCTCGGGCGCGGCGTCGTCGGTGATCCGCGCCCACGAGTCGTGGACCTTCGCGTGACACCACCGACAGAGGAAGACCGTGATCTCGTGGGAGAGCGTCTCGCCTGAATCCGCGTAGGACAGGTGGTGTTCCTCCAGCAGCGGCCGCTCGTCGTCGTGTGCGAGCCGGCGCTCCTCGAGGCCGCAGCGGACGCACTCCCGGTCGGGTTTGCGCGACCGGAAGTGCGGGCAGTCGGCCCAGTTCCAGTCCTCGTCGTCGGCCGCGACCGGGCAGGCGAAGTCGTCGGTCCGGCGCTCGCGGGCGAACTCGGGGTCGTGCTCGGGGAACTCGAAAGCGTACCGGCAGCGGCCGTCGTCGGTGACGTGGTCGCAGACCCCGGCGTGCTCGTAGGGGTCGTCGACGCCGACCGACGTGCCCTCCGGCGTCTTCTCCATGCCCGATCGGTGGGCGCGCCGGCCATTGAATCCTCCGACTGGGACCGCGATCGATCTGCTGAAATCACAAAGCTAACGCCCCTCGAACGTCCGACACGACGCCATGCGGACGCACCTCTCGCTCACCTACGGGACGGAGTCACCACTGCCGCCGGCGTTCGACGACGACCACGACGTCCGGATGCCGGCGGTGCTCGTCGAGCGGCTGCTGGAGGAGTTCACCGAGCCGGGCGACCGAGTGCTCGACCCGTTCGCGGGGTTCGGGACGACGCTGACCGTCGCAGAGCGCCTCGACCGGGAGCCGTTCGGCGTCGAGTACGAGCACCGCCGGGCCGAATACGTCGCCGAGCGGATCGAGCGCCCCGAGAACGTGCTCCGGGGCGACGCGTTCGATCTCCCGCTGGATCGGTTCCCGACCGTCGAGTGCGTCTTGACGTCGCCGCCGTTCATGAACGAGTGGATCGAGTCGAACCCGTTCGAGAACTACTCGGGCGAGAGCAGCTACGAGCAGTATCTCGACGACGTCGAGGGGATCTTCGCGGGCGTCCGCGACCAGCTCGCGCCGGGCGGCGTCGCGCTCGTCCACGTCTCGAACATGAAATACGATGGCGACGTGTCGACGCCGGCCTGGGACGTCGCCGACGCCGTCGGAAACGTCCTCCACTTCGACGGCGAGATCGCCGTGACGTGGGAGGGCGGCGCCGACGAGCGGGAGGGGACCTTCGGCTACGGCTACGACCACAGCTACTGCCTGGTGTTCGAGAAAGCGGACTGATGCCGAACCGTCCGCGACGACGCCGTAACCCGGCCCGCTACTCCTCGCTACGCAAGAAGGCGAAGCTCTCGACGGCGACGGTCGTCTCGCCGTCCCCGCGTTCGACGTCGACCGCGTCGCCGGTCACGAGATCGGTGTCGTCGACGCGCTCACCGAGGGTCACGTCGACCGGTTCGTCGCCGAAGTTCAGCGCAATCACGACGCGCTCGCCCTCGTGTTCGCGGGCGAACGCGACCGTGCTGTCGCCGGGCGCCGACCACTCGATGTTCACCAGATCACCGCGTCGGAGCACCTCGCTGTCGTTCCGCGTCGCGATCAGTTCGCGGTGGAGCGCCGTCAGTTCCTCGTCGCCGCCCCACTCCATGTCCTCGCGGAAGTGGGTCATCCCGGTCTCCTGCCCGTAGTAGACCATCGGCATCCCCGGCAGCGCGAACGTGGTCGCGACGGCGGCCTCGTGGGCGGCGCGGCCGCACTCGTCGACGTAGCGGCTCTCGTCGTGGTTCTCGACGTAGCGCATCTGGACGGCGTGGTCCGGGAACCCCTGGCGGGCGTCCTCGCGCATCGCGTCGAGCAGGTGGCTCGCAGGTTCGTCGCCCGTGCCCACGTCGCGGAGCGCGTGGTACAGCGGGGTGTCGTAGTGGACGTCGAACTCCAGCTCGTGGGCGTCGGGGTCGCGCGGGATCGACTCGTCGAGCAGGAAGAACTCGTCGTCCTCGGCCTTCGTGCGGTCGCGGACCTCCTTCCAGAACCCGTGGGGGACGCCCCAGGCGACGTCGCAGCGGAACCCGTCGACCTTGTCGGCCCAGAAGTCGACGACGTCGAGCAGGTGCTCGCGCACCGCCAGCGAGTCGTAGTTGAGGTTCGGAATCGATCGCCAGTTGAAGTAGTGGGCCGGCTCGCCGTCCTCGAAGGCGTACCACTCGCGGTACCCCTCCATGCCGGCGTCGGCGAACTGGCTCGCCCAGTGGCGCCGCGAGGTGTGGTTGATCACCAGGTCGAATATCACCTTCACGCCGTGGTCGTGGCAGGTCTCGACCAGCGACTCGAACTCCGCGAGCGTGCCCAGATCGGGCGCGGTGTCGAAGTAGTCCAGCGTGTCGTAGCCGTGGGGCCCGCCCTGGTCCCAGCCGTCGGTGTGTTTCGTCGGGCTGTAGGCGTCGACGATCGGCGTCATCCAGAGCGCGTCGACGCCGAGCCACTCCAGGTAGGGAATCCGCTGCTCGATCGCCTCGAAGGAGGCGTCGACGTCGCCGGTGAACGATCTGGTGAAAATCGAGTATAGCGTCGCGTCGCCGATCCAATCGGGCGCCTCGTTCGGCTGCTCGACCGCGCCGTCGGCGTCGACCGCGGCGGTGTCGGCCACCGAGTGGCGCCGGCCGACCGCGACGGCGTGGACGCGCAGGCGCTCGCCGACGGCGTCGAGATCGCACGTCGCGACCGATCCGTCGATAGCGAGCTCGCCGTCGAACGACGACCGGTCGCGGTCGTCGACGTAGAACTCGACGTCCAGGTCGTCGACCGATTCGTCGTTCGTCAGGCCCGGCAGCGGCGTCGCCTCGAAGCGGACCTCGCCGTCCTCGACAGCGGCGTCGAGCGAGATCCGGGGTCGGTCTGGGCCATCGACGCGGCGGCGCTCGAACTCGGCGTCGCGATAGTTGTCGTCGGGGACGAAGATCGCCTTGTACTCGCCGGGCGGGAGTTCGGTCTCGAAGACGAAGGCGTCGCCGTCCCGGCTCGCGCGGGCGGTCCCGAGCACGTGCTCGTTGAACGACGAGGAGAGCCAGACGTCGTCGGCGTCCTCGTGGGGGATCGAATCGGCGGGCACCTCGAACCGCACCGGGTGGCGCTCGTCGGGGAACGCGCGAACCGTCAGACTGTGCCGGTCGGTCGGCGCGTCGAGTTCGACGACGTAGACGCCGGGCTCGTCGGGGACGAGGTGTTCGACCGAGGCGTCGCCGAGCGCGGCGTCGCTGCCGTCGGGCGCCTCGGCGAGCGTCCAGTCGTAGTTCGCGTTCGGATCCGGGTTGCGCGGTGCGAGTTCCACGTCGTCGCCGACGGCGACGAACCGCGGCGGGCCTGGGTGGTTCATACTCTCGGGAAACACTCCGGCGCCATAAGTGCACTCTGTAGAGAATTTACGTTCGGTCGGCGGCCACCGGATGAGGTCGGCAGAGCGCGGATCGGACGCGTGCTGGAAAGAACGCGCCGCACGCGCCCGCCGACGCTCGCCGCCGACGGCTCCGTCGGAACTGCGGGTGGGCGCCGAGGGCGTCGCCAGGTGAAGAAATCTTCACCGATCGGCGTGCGCGGTCCCGACGCGTCGAGCCCCGGCGACGGCGGCGTCGCTCCGACGCGCGGCGGATCGATGGATTCTCCGTGATTCGCGCTCCGGTGCCGGTACGGTGACGGGAATGATAGACGAGAACCGCCGCCTCGCGCTGGCGAGCGTGCTCGGTATCAACGCGCTGCCGGTCGTCGGCATCGTCTGGTTCGGGTGGCACGCCTCGACGCTGCTCGTCCTCTACTGGTTCGAGGCGGGCGTCGTGCTCCTTCGCGGGGCCTTCGAGGGGCTGTTCGCGGCGCTACCGGCAGGCCCGGCGGGGCGCGGGCACGTGTTTCCGTTCGACGAGCTGCAGTCGAAGCGGGGTTCGATCCAGTTTGTCGGCTGGCTTCCGCCGATCTATCCCAGAAACGTCCCGGTGGTGCTCAACACGCTCATCGTGCTGGCGCTGGTCTGGCCGCTCGCCGGGATCGGGGTGTACGCCGTCGTCGTCGACGGGCCGCTCTCGCCCGGCGCGCCGTCCAGCGTCGCGCTGGCCGCCGGCGGGATCGTCCTCGGACACGGCATCACCGCGATCGAATCGCTCCGGACGGGCCGATACGAGCGCGAATCTGCCCACTCGGTGCTCTCCCAGCGCCACGTCGTCGGGCTGTTACTCTCGCTCTTGCCCGGCGCGCTGTGGGTCGACGCCGCCGACGGCTCCGGGGCGGCGGGCGCGTGGATCGGACTGGCGGCGATCGTCTGCACGAAGTTCGCGTTCGATCTCTACGAGTGGTCGGCGAGCGGGAGCGGCGACCCCTCGCGGATCGAGCGGCTGGTGTCTCGCGTGCGCGCCGACAGCATCGGCGAGGAGCAGTCGGTCGAGACGCCGGACGGCGAGCCGATCGAGCGGTTTCGACCCGACGCCCACGCTGTCCGGCTCCGGGGCGCCGCGCTGGGGGCGGTCCACGGCGTCCTTCCGCTGAGCGGGCTCGCGCTCGCGGCCGCGACGGGCCTGACCTGGCTCTGGCTGGGGCCCGCCGAGGCCCTCCTCGTCGCGATCGCCTGCCTGCTCCCGTCGGTGCTCGCCCACCTGCTGGCGCAGGACGTGCAGTTCGGCCATCTCGAATACCGGCTCTACGAGTCGGAGCTCGTGGCGTACGATCGGCTGCTGGCGGCGCCCCAGTGGCGGCTGTCGCTCGACGCCGTTTCGGAGTGTCACACAGCGTCGGGGATCGTCGACCGGCGGACCTCGCTGGGCACCGGAACGATCCGCGTCGAGCGAGGCGACGGCGAGACCGAGCGACTGGTCTTCCTTCCTGACGTCGACGGCGCTGCGTCCCGCCTCGAAGATCGGGCCCGCAAGGAAGCGCACTCCCGGCGGTCCGACGCCGTCGCTCGGGGACGCGACGGGCAGTCCTGACAGTCGTCGGGAATAACGACTTCGGTGCTGCGGGCACAGGGTTCGAGCATGGCTGACCTGGCATCGAATCCGAACGCCGACGTCGACGCCGCGGAGGCCGCGGCGGCCTTCGGCTCGCTGGCCGACGAGAACCGGATCGCGATCCTGCTGGCGCTGTGGTCCGAGGAGGAACTGTCGTTCGCCGACCTCCAGTCGGCCGCCGAGTTCGAGGACTCCAGCCTGTTTAACTACCACCTCGGCAAGCTGGTCGGCCGATTCGTCGAGAAAGAGGACGACCGCTACCGGCTGCGGGCCGCCGGCGCGAAGGCGATCGACGTCGTCGTCGACGAGCGGTTCGGCAGCTCCTCCGAGCCGGTCGACCTCGAACTCGACGCCGCGTGTCCCGACTGCGGGACGCCGCTGCGCGCCCGCTACGAGAACGACACGATCACGATCGACTGCCCCGGCTGCGACTGCGTCGTCCACCTCGGATACTTCCCGCCGCGCGGCCGCGCCGCGCGCGATCCCGAGGCGTTCCTCGAAGCCTACGCCAAGCGCCTCTGGAGGGACTTCACGCTAGCCTACGAGGGCATCTGCCCGCGCTGTAGCGGCCGGACATCGACACGCGTCGAGGTCGACCCCGACTGGCACCTCGATCTGCCGGCGGTCAGCGATTGTGCGGATTGCGGCGTCTCGATCGGGACGACGATCGGGCTGCGGCTGCTGGCCGATCCCGCGGTCGTCGCGTTCCTGTGGGACCACGGCGACGCCGTCGACGGGCGGCCGTTCTGGGAGTTTCCGTTCTGCCTCGACGACGCCGACGCGGAGGTGGTTTCGCAGGAGCCGTTCCGGGTGGTCGTGCCGATCGAGCGTGGCGGGGAAGTGTTGCAGGTGACGGTCGACGAGGCGGCGCAGGTCGTCGAGACGGCGCGAGTGACGAACCGGCAGTCGTGAGAACGACACCACGAAGACAGTTCTCCGAAACTCTCAGCCCGTTTTTCCGCCGCTATCCGAATTTGGAGTCGATGTGTGGCTCCGCTCGAGATCGAGTCCCCCGGCAGTTGAGAGTCTGATGTCCCGGTCGTGCACATTTAAGCGGCGGAGTTCGCGAGATGCACTGTCAGGACTCGCGCCACTTGTGGCCGCACTCGACGCAGGTGAACAGCCGAACCTCGTAGGAGCCGCCCGGCTTCGGCAGCATCTCGTAGTAGGCCCGGTCGCTGTCGCAGTCGTCCGCCGGACAGGGCTCCTGCATCGTCTCGGTGGAGCCCTGGGTCGCGTCGGCCACGGCGGGTGCCCCGTCGTCTCGCTGTTCATCCTGGGTGGCCATCGACGCTTCTGCTCGCGAGTCCCGCGGTTCCTCGTTTTCACAGGATCGACACGCCCACGTGTCGCCCTCCGTGTGCATCATCGAACCACACTCGTCACAGAAGTTCATATAAAGGAAAGATACAGGGTTGCGAATATATGTGTTAACTTCCGATCCGTCGCGGATTTCAGGCTGCTGCTCGCGCTACTGTACTGAGTTATCGAAGAGGCCACAGGCGTGGTTTGATCTCGCCCGATCGATCCTCAGTACTCGTCGAGTTACGGTGCGGCCGAGCTTACATGTAGCCGAGGTCGCGCAGGCGCTCCATCAGGTCCTCCTTGTCCTGGGCGCGGCCGGCGCGCTCGGTCGTGTCCTCGAGGTCCTGCAGCCAGGCGGGGTCCTCGGTGGTCTTCTCGGTGCTGACCTCGCTGCCCAGCGAGCGGAAGCCCGCGAAGTACTTGGGCGAGACGGGGATGTCTTCCTGGTCGAGGCCGTTCGGCAGGTCGTCGTCGGCCTCAGGGACGTAGCCCTCCTCCGGGAACTCCTCGACGGTGTCCGGCACGACGAAGTGCCAGAAGGCGTCCCAGACCGCGGCCTCGTCGAACTGGAGGATGGGCTGGACGCGGTCGTGGGGCGGGTAGATGTCGGGATCGTGGCGCGGCGAGAAGAACGTCTCGTCGGCGCGGGCCTCCTGCTCGTCCCAGCGGACGCCGGAGATGACGCCGTCGATGTCGTACTCCTCGAGGGCGTCGTTGAGCGCGACCGTCTTGAGCAGGTGGTTGCCGACGTAGGTGTCGAGCAGGAACGGGAAGTCCTCCTCCTCGTACTCGAGGATCTCCCGGACGTGGTGCTGGTTGTGATCCGAGAGGGCGTCGACGGGGATGTCGTCGCCGGGTTCGAGGCCGTTCTCGTCGACGTACTCGCCGACGTCCTCGTTGCGGGCGTAGATCACGTCGAGGTCCCACTCGTCGGCCCAGTGCTCGACGAAGTCGTGGATCCCCTCGAAGTGCTGGTAGTGGTCGATGAACACCGCGGGCGGCACTTCGAGGTCGAACTTCTCGGCGACCTCCTTGATGAAGTACAGCGTGAGCGTCGAGTCCTTCCCGCCGGTCCACATGACCGCGGGGTTCTCGTAGGATTCGAGGCCCTCGCGGGTGACCTCGATGGCCTTCTCGATCTTGTCGTTGACCGAGGGGTAGTCCTCGGGGTCCTCGCCTTCGCCTGCGCTGTAGTCGACGTCGACGTACTCGGGGAAGCTGTCTGTCTGCGCCATCGTATAATTAGATGTCATTACGCGGGTTGAAGTTCTTTTTGGGTGCTCGACGGTTAGCGCCCCGTTACCGT containing:
- a CDS encoding DUF7351 domain-containing protein, producing MADLASNPNADVDAAEAAAAFGSLADENRIAILLALWSEEELSFADLQSAAEFEDSSLFNYHLGKLVGRFVEKEDDRYRLRAAGAKAIDVVVDERFGSSSEPVDLELDAACPDCGTPLRARYENDTITIDCPGCDCVVHLGYFPPRGRAARDPEAFLEAYAKRLWRDFTLAYEGICPRCSGRTSTRVEVDPDWHLDLPAVSDCADCGVSIGTTIGLRLLADPAVVAFLWDHGDAVDGRPFWEFPFCLDDADAEVVSQEPFRVVVPIERGGEVLQVTVDEAAQVVETARVTNRQS
- a CDS encoding DNA methyltransferase, translated to MRTHLSLTYGTESPLPPAFDDDHDVRMPAVLVERLLEEFTEPGDRVLDPFAGFGTTLTVAERLDREPFGVEYEHRRAEYVAERIERPENVLRGDAFDLPLDRFPTVECVLTSPPFMNEWIESNPFENYSGESSYEQYLDDVEGIFAGVRDQLAPGGVALVHVSNMKYDGDVSTPAWDVADAVGNVLHFDGEIAVTWEGGADEREGTFGYGYDHSYCLVFEKAD
- a CDS encoding phosphoadenosine phosphosulfate reductase family protein, which translates into the protein MAQTDSFPEYVDVDYSAGEGEDPEDYPSVNDKIEKAIEVTREGLESYENPAVMWTGGKDSTLTLYFIKEVAEKFDLEVPPAVFIDHYQHFEGIHDFVEHWADEWDLDVIYARNEDVGEYVDENGLEPGDDIPVDALSDHNQHHVREILEYEEEDFPFLLDTYVGNHLLKTVALNDALEEYDIDGVISGVRWDEQEARADETFFSPRHDPDIYPPHDRVQPILQFDEAAVWDAFWHFVVPDTVEEFPEEGYVPEADDDLPNGLDQEDIPVSPKYFAGFRSLGSEVSTEKTTEDPAWLQDLEDTTERAGRAQDKEDLMERLRDLGYM
- a CDS encoding alpha-amylase family glycosyl hydrolase, with protein sequence MNHPGPPRFVAVGDDVELAPRNPDPNANYDWTLAEAPDGSDAALGDASVEHLVPDEPGVYVVELDAPTDRHSLTVRAFPDERHPVRFEVPADSIPHEDADDVWLSSSFNEHVLGTARASRDGDAFVFETELPPGEYKAIFVPDDNYRDAEFERRRVDGPDRPRISLDAAVEDGEVRFEATPLPGLTNDESVDDLDVEFYVDDRDRSSFDGELAIDGSVATCDLDAVGERLRVHAVAVGRRHSVADTAAVDADGAVEQPNEAPDWIGDATLYSIFTRSFTGDVDASFEAIEQRIPYLEWLGVDALWMTPIVDAYSPTKHTDGWDQGGPHGYDTLDYFDTAPDLGTLAEFESLVETCHDHGVKVIFDLVINHTSRRHWASQFADAGMEGYREWYAFEDGEPAHYFNWRSIPNLNYDSLAVREHLLDVVDFWADKVDGFRCDVAWGVPHGFWKEVRDRTKAEDDEFFLLDESIPRDPDAHELEFDVHYDTPLYHALRDVGTGDEPASHLLDAMREDARQGFPDHAVQMRYVENHDESRYVDECGRAAHEAAVATTFALPGMPMVYYGQETGMTHFREDMEWGGDEELTALHRELIATRNDSEVLRRGDLVNIEWSAPGDSTVAFAREHEGERVVIALNFGDEPVDVTLGERVDDTDLVTGDAVDVERGDGETTVAVESFAFLRSEE
- a CDS encoding HalOD1 output domain-containing protein, giving the protein MTARTTVTDSGPDAGGADRASEAVIRAVAEAKGVDPLDLDPLYDRIDLDAVDRLFASSDVPAGRLTFDVAGCRVRVRADGQVSATPLEDADRVDPV
- a CDS encoding HalOD1 output domain-containing protein, yielding MSPPDGGADDSEYSYVEHTGESGDRAATVFDDDNEDAWIETDTMVSLGEGDADPEAGTRYDEATGTYHVEYDWRDAMPLSMIVVMIVADLEGVGATELDPLYDYLDPELLDRLFSPQEDGRLATGEVSFTYHEYEITVFRHGHIGVTPPDER
- a CDS encoding DUF7576 family protein, which codes for MTNGRENASRSPADGEGSPDLCAHCGDAIDTSEWHPVVARSEPDEFRIYPFCDDRCRDEWEDA
- a CDS encoding DNA-directed RNA polymerase subunit M, with the translated sequence MNFCDECGSMMHTEGDTWACRSCENEEPRDSRAEASMATQDEQRDDGAPAVADATQGSTETMQEPCPADDCDSDRAYYEMLPKPGGSYEVRLFTCVECGHKWRES
- a CDS encoding DUF7097 family protein; translation: MEKTPEGTSVGVDDPYEHAGVCDHVTDDGRCRYAFEFPEHDPEFARERRTDDFACPVAADDEDWNWADCPHFRSRKPDRECVRCGLEERRLAHDDERPLLEEHHLSYADSGETLSHEITVFLCRWCHAKVHDSWARITDDAAPEAEALAEAEQRRSKEQQEFGFESAAERYGDDPK
- a CDS encoding DUF6498-containing protein, which translates into the protein MIDENRRLALASVLGINALPVVGIVWFGWHASTLLVLYWFEAGVVLLRGAFEGLFAALPAGPAGRGHVFPFDELQSKRGSIQFVGWLPPIYPRNVPVVLNTLIVLALVWPLAGIGVYAVVVDGPLSPGAPSSVALAAGGIVLGHGITAIESLRTGRYERESAHSVLSQRHVVGLLLSLLPGALWVDAADGSGAAGAWIGLAAIVCTKFAFDLYEWSASGSGDPSRIERLVSRVRADSIGEEQSVETPDGEPIERFRPDAHAVRLRGAALGAVHGVLPLSGLALAAATGLTWLWLGPAEALLVAIACLLPSVLAHLLAQDVQFGHLEYRLYESELVAYDRLLAAPQWRLSLDAVSECHTASGIVDRRTSLGTGTIRVERGDGETERLVFLPDVDGAASRLEDRARKEAHSRRSDAVARGRDGQS